The Polyangia bacterium genome includes the window AGCGTGCCCGAGGTGCGCAGAGAGCAATGACGCGTTTGACTGCTGCGGGCGGCCGGCCGGTCGTCCAGCACGGGACGGTCATTGGCGGGAGGTATCGGGTCGAGGCTCCGCTTGGCGCGGGCGGAATGTCGTCGGTCTTCGCGGGACATGACACCGTTCTGGATCGTCCCGTCGCGCTCAAGATCCTCAACCGCCCGGCTCACAGCGATGACCGCGCCACGCAGCGGTTACTGTGGGAGGCCAAGGTCACGGCGCGCATCATCCACGCTGCCTGCGTGCGCGTTTTTGACGGCGGCGTCGATCCAGAGGTGGGCGCCTTCCTGGTGATGGAGCGCCTCGACGGTGAGGACCTGCGGCGCTTCCTTCACCAGCACGGTCCTTTGCCGGTATCACTTGCCCTTGGGATGTTCGAGCAGATCGGCGCGATCGTGCACGCGGTTCACCAGGCGGGCGTCGTCCATCGCGATCTGAAGCCGGGGAACGTCTTCGTGCTCCGCGGCCATCCCTTCGGGGCCGTCCCTCGCATCAAGCTGCTCGACTTCGGGATCGCCAAGTCAGACGACAGTGGCGAGGCGCAACTGACCGAACCGGGTGAATTCCTCGGAACGCTGGCCTATGCGGCACCCGAGCGCTGGCTCTCCCCGACGGCGCCCGACGCGCGCACGGACATCTACGCCCTGGGCGCGCTGCTGTACGAGATGCTGAGTGGGAACCCACCGTTCCGCGCCGAGACGAAAGCCGCCTTGCGCCTCGCGGTTCTCAACGATCGGCCGCCGCCGCTTCTCGCCCCACGCAATGATCTCCCCGCTTGGCTGTCCGGCGCCATCGAACGGACACTTTGCAAGTCACCGGCCGAGCGATTCGCGGACGTGCCGTCTCTGATGGGCGCACTCGGCCTCGACCTTGTGGCGGAGCCGACGCCGACGCTGCGCACCGAACAAGCTTTCCGCGGGACGGAACGCTTCCGCGTCGAACGCTGCCTTTCTCGCGGTGCGGACACCGAAGTCTATGCGGTGCTCGATCTCGAACGAAACCAGACGGTCGCCCTCAAGCGCCTGGCCAACCCACGCGGCGAGGCCTTCCTGCGCCTCAAGCGCGAGTTCAGGACCGTCGCCGACATCCGGCACCCGAACCTCGTGCGCCTCGGTGCACTGTGGAAGGAACGCGACGATCTCTTGATGACCATGGAGTTCGTCGATGGCGTGCCTTTGCTCGATCACGTCGCCGGCTCGGAAGAACGGCTGCGGTCGTGTCTCGGCCAGCTTGTCAGCGCGCTGCAGGCTTTGCACGCGCGGGGCCTCGTGCATCGGGACGTCAAGCTCGAGAACATCATCGTCGATCGATCGGGGCGTCTGGTTCTGCTCGACCATGGTCTGGCGATGCGCTGGCAAGAAACCGGCGCGCCCGTCACTGGAACGGCGGCGTACCTGGCTCCCGAGGTTCTCGAGGGCCGAAGTGGCCCCGCGGGCGATCTCTATGCGGTGGGCGTCATCCTCCGTGCCGCGCTCACGGGAAAACCGCCCCGAACTCTCGACGGCCCGCTCGACCTGGCGGGCGCCGAGATAGCCATCGCGGGCCCCGACGATCTGCGCGCGCTCTGCATGCACCTGCACGCGGCCGATCCGGCGGCCCGTCCGTCCGCCGCCGAAATCCTCGACGCGCTTGCCGACCGCCCTGCTGGTGAGGCGACGCGTTCGTCTGCGGCGCTCGCCCCCGGTGAAACGTTCGTCGGCCGCGCCGAGGCGTTGGCCTTTCTCGACCGAGCGATCGCCGCTGCCGCCGACGGCACCCCGCACGCGGTGTGGATCGAAGGCGAAAGTGGCATCGGAAAATCCGCCTTGCTGGATCACCTGCGGCGACAGCTCGCCCAGCGTCCAGACACGCTCGTGCTGACGGGACGCGCACGCCACGGCGACGCGGTGCCGTTTCCGGCGCTGGACGAGGTGATCGACGATCTCTGCGCGTACCTGATGCGCCTGCCGCCGGCAGTCGCCGAGGTGTTGATGCCCAAGCGCGCTGCCCACATCGCGCGCCTCTTCCCCGGCCTGGCCGCGCTGCCGGCAATCGCCCGCGATCTCCGGAACGTCGAGGCGAAAGAGGCGACCTCTCAGATGCGTCGGCTGGCCTTCGACGGATTGCGAGAGCTATTCAAACGCATCACCGACAGCCGCTCGGTCGTGGTGATCCTGGACGACCTGCAGTGGATCGATGCTGACAGCCGCGCGTTGTTGGCGCACCTGCTCGACGGCTCGGGCGGACCACCGCTGCTGGTGCTCGGAGGCGTACGCAGTACCACCGTCAGTCCCGAGCTGCGCAAGCTGGCCGCCACGTTGGGAACACGCGTCCAGCGAATCGCCCTGGGCGCGCTGTCGCACGAGGAATCGTGTGCCCTTTTGCACGCTCGCTGGCGAGGACAGCAGAAGCCGGACGATAAGGCCATGGCTCGCTTGGCCAACGAAGGACATGGGATCCCGTTCTTTCTCGAAGTGCTGGCGTCGTCGGCATCAGTCGATCATGCCGGGCAGGGATGCGGACTTGACCAGGTGCTGGCCAATCGTGTGGATGCCCTGCCCGCGAAGACGCGCCTGACGTTGGAGATGGTCTGTGTCGCCTCGCGCCCCCTTCCCGTCGAGACCGTGCTGGCGGCGGCCCAGCTCGGCGATGTCCACGAGCTCGATCCGCTGCTGGCGGAACCGTTCCTGCGATCGGTGCGCTCTGATCGGCGGTCGGTCCTGGAGCCTTACCACGACAAGATCCGGGACGCCGTCCGCGCCGCGCTGCCCGAAGCGGCTGCCCTTGATCACCACCGCGCCCTGGCCGCCGCCCTCGAAAGTGGATCCCAGGACGACCCGGAACACCTCATCGAACACCTGGCGGCCAGCGGCGAGGCCGTGCGGGCCACGAAAATCGCCCTCGCTGCGGCCGAACTGGCCAGCGATCAGCTGGCGTTCGATCGCGCGGCGGCTCTCTTCGCGGTGGCGCTGGAGCACGGGGTCTTCTCCAAAGGAGAGCGCCTGGCGCTGCAGCGTCGGCGCGCCCGCGCCCTGCAGCTGGCTTATCGACGTCGTGAATGTGGCGAGATTCTCCTGCGCGCCGCCGAGGATGCTCCCGACGACGAGGCGGCGGCCCGGCTGCACACCGAGGCAGGCGTTCATCTTCTCTACAGCGGCGATGTTCGACGCGGGCTGGAGGCCCTTCAACCGGCCCTGTCTCGCGCCGGATTACGGGTGCCGACCAGCCTCGAAGAGACGATCGCTGCCACGACCAAGGCCATGGGTGCCATCGCCAGCGGCGGCCTCGCCGCCCGGCAACCGGAAGGAACGCCGTCACAAGAATCGCTTGATCGAGTGGAGCTGTGCTTGGTGCTGTCGCAGGGATTGGCCCACATCGATCTGCGGGTGCTGCCATTTGCTTGCGAAGGCCTGCTGGCGGCGCTGGAAGCCGGCGACGCGTGCTGCCTGCAGCGAGCCGCCGCCCTCTTCGTCATCAACAGCGTCGAGTACCTTCCCAATCCACTGGTCGCGCCGGTGCTCGCGCTCTGTCGCCGACTGACCGAAGCCGACCCAACCCCTTATGCGCGCGCGTCGCTGGACGCCGCAATCGCGGAGAACGCGCATTTCGAGGGTGACTTCCTCGAGGCGGAGGCGGCATTCGAGCGCGCCGAACGAGCGCTGCTGGACAGCTGCCCGGAAGCGACGCGTGAACTGGCGACGGTGCGCGATCTGGCTGTTTTTGTGCAGTACGCGCAGAAGGGCGACTTTGCGACGCAACTTGATCGTACCCAACGCTGGCTTGCCGAGGCCGACGCCGCCCAGGACGTCTATCACGCCAGCATGCTTCGCGTGGCGCATGCCATCGTCTGGATTGCTCACGATCAACCCGCGCGCGCCCGAGCCGAGCTTCGGCGCGCTCAAGAAGAGTGGCTCGGTGAGGCGGGCGTCTTGGAGGTCGGCGCGGCGCTGTACCACGACATCATCGACCGCTATGAAGAAAAGGATCTGGCGTCCGATCACGAAACCAGCGCGCGCTCGGCCCTGCTGCGAAGTCCTGCCGCCGACACACCATTCCTGGGTGGATATCTCCGACTGCAGCAGGCATGGAAAGAACTTCGCGCGCTGGCCGCCGGGACGTCCGACGCGCGCGCGGGCGCCGCGCTGGTCACCGAGATCGTTTCTGGCCTGCGCGCCAATGGGCTCACGATCTGGTCGGCGGTGGCCGACGTCCTGGAAGCAAACCTTGCGTTCTTGAACGGCGACCGCGAACCCGCTGTACGCGGCCTGGATTCCGCCGAGACCAAGTTCAAGCGCGCCGGGATGGCCTGCCTGGCAGCCTGCGCGCGCCGGCGGCGCGGAGAATTTCTCGAGGGCGAGTTGGGCTCACGCTTGCGCGCGGAAGCCGACGCTGAGCTGCATCGCCTTGGTGTGGCGAACATCGAACGCTGGACGCGGGCTTACTGGTCAATGTTCGACGCAGAGGCCGCCCGCGCGCGAACCGCCAACGGCGCCCGTGACGAGCCGCCCCTCACGACGGCGGGACCTTCAGGCGCTTGAGCTGCAGCTTGAGGGCGCGCGGCGAGACGCGCAGGCGCTGCGCCGCCACCAAGAAATCGCCCGCGCTGGCGGCCAGCGCCGATCTGATCTCGTCGGCCGGAAGTCGATCGGCGGCGGGCGCCAGCGTGCCGTTTTCCAGGCGCTTGTAAAGATAGCTCTTCGAAACGCCGAGGCGCCGCGCCGCCCGCTCACGGCGGAAGCCCTCGAATTGCAGAGCCGCCAGGATGTCCGCGTCGCTGATCTCCCGCGTGGAACGCTCGGGGGTTGCGGGCGCTGCCGCTTCAGCCCGGGTCACCCAGGTGCCTGGCCCGCCCAGGATGTCCTTCAGGTCGTCGCCAATCCGGGCCCGCGCGCGGCCCCGGTTCTCCACTGCGAATTTGAGGGCGACGTTCGCCAGTTCGCGAACGTTGCCCGGCCAGTCGTGCCGGGCCAGCGCGGCGACGTAGGCGGCCGGCACGAAAGGCTCAGCATCGGCAGACGCCGGCTCAAGGCGATGGCTTTCCTTCATCGTCGCCAGCCGCTCACGTAGAAAATGGTAGAAGAGCAGCCCGATATCGTCGCGCCTGGCCCTCAGCGGCGGAACGTGAATCTCGTAGGAAAAGCGGCGAAGAAGCGGCTCACGAAACTCCCGGCGCGCCACCGCCGATTCAAGGTCCGAGTCGGTGGCCGCCACCAGACGAACGTCCACCTGGCGGGTGCTCCCGCCCAGCGGCTGGATCACGCCTTCTTGCACGGCGCGCAGAAGGAGGGCCTGCACGTCGAAGGACACGTCCCCGATCTCGTCGAGAAACAACGTGCCGCCACTGGCCTCGGCGAAGTAACCCTTGCGCTCCTCGAAAGCGCCGGTGAACGCGCCACGCCGGTGCCCAAACAGCTCCGAGGCGGCCATCGATGACGGAACGCCCGCGACATTGACCGCGACGTAGCTGGCATCCGCGCGCTTGCTGAGCTTGTGAATGGCGGCGGCCACAAGCTCTTTGCCCACGCCGGTCGCCCCCCGCAGAAGAACCGGGACATCGAGGTCGGCCACGCGGTGGATCTGCTGTCGCAGCCTGCGCATGACGGCACTCTCGCCGATGAGGCCGGGAATGGCCGGCGCCGGTTCGGAGTCGTCGTTCCAACCGATCCACAACGCCAGATCGCGGCCGCTCAGGACCACGACGCCCGCCTCCAACTCGGCCGCGCCGATGCGACGTTCGCCGTGCAATGGAATACCGTCTATCTCGACGACGGGCGAAGCGGCCGCGAATGAAAAGACCAAGCCGTCGCGCTCGCGCGTGATCAGCAGAGGGCTGCGCGTCACGCGCGTGCTCGCGAGCGGTCCCGTCAGCTCGCCGGTTGGCCGGCGAAACGTCGGAATCATCCGACCGATGGCCAGGGCCCGCCCAACCTCCGCCGGCTCGTCATCGAAAAGGACGGCAAAGTCCCCGACGCGCGACGCAAGCGGGTGGGCAAGCACCCGCGCTCCGATGAAACGATGGCCTTCTTCGTGGGTGCCGGTCGGAGTGGAAAGTGTGGCCTCGTTTTGCATTGGGGCGACCGAATATATCGTCTGCGCCCCGTCCTCCCAAGCGCCCGCCGTCCGGTCCATCACGCCGCCTTCCGTCGTGGGGTTACCCGTCGAGAATGACGCGCGGATCGACGAGCGGGCGCAGTGTCGAGCAGATCGAAACCGGTCCACGAAAAGGTGGCAGCGACGGAACGTGGGTAGGGTCGTTGCAAGTTGATGGCACCGGTCAGCCGATCCAGCGAGGGCGCTTTGCCCGTTTGGGCGAGGGCCCGCCGAAACGCCGCGCTGAACGAGCCGTCGAAGGTCTCGGACCAGGCGCCCGCCGCCGCCAGCACGAACACCTCGGCGCCGGACCCACTGACTCCGCGCAGGAACTCATCGGCGATCACCCCACCCGCCGCGCAACAGTCGACGATCAGCCACAGCTTTCCAGGTCGGCGCTGGCGCCTCAGGGCAAGCTCGACCAGTTCCTGAGCCCGAAGTCCGGTGGCCGCCGCAGCATCTTTGGAGAAGCCTCGGCAACACAAATAGTGGTCGCCGTCGACGACGCAGCCGTGACCGCTGAAATAGATGGCCATGGCGTCCTCTGGTTCCAGAGTGCACCCCTCCAGCCACTCGGCGAAGGCGGCGCGCAGCTCGTTGACAGTGAGGTTGGACGCGAATGGAACCACGGTATAGGCGCGCGATTTGAAGAGGCGACTCATGCGATCAAGATCGGCAGGCACGTCATCGAGATCTCTCAGAACGCCCCCCGGGTTTCCCACCCCGATCGGCACGAAAAAGCGACGGCCCGACGCCTTCGGCCGCGGCGCAGTCAAACGTTGTGGCGTCCGGGCCATCGGCCTTCACGAACCCCACGATCGCTCGAGCGCGCCGGCGATTTCATCGCGGAGCTCGGCGTGGACCAGGTACGAGGCCAACTTGTGCGTCTCGACGAAGTGGTGCGGATCGCCGTGGCGGACTTCGACGTCGACGATGTCAGAGTGAAAGATCGGGGCCAACCGCTTGATGGGCACCGACCAGACGTCAGCGGAAGCGAAGAAGTTGCTCCAGCGGCGCACACCCGGCCAGGGCGCGCTCGGATCGCCGCTGCGGTTGAGGAACTGGCCGAGGCGTTTGAGCATCGGCTCTCGAATGAGCTGCGGCGTGGCCATGGGCGAGCCAACGGTGATGAACGTGTCGACACGATGAGGGTGAAGGCAGAGACCTTCGTACGCGATCGTCGAGCCGAGTGAATGGCCGATAACAATCCGGGTGTCGGACGCCAGCGCCGCCTTGAAGCGCGCTTGCACCTGAAAGAAGGCGCCCTCGGGAACCGTCGGATTCGGGTTCGTGACAGGACCGTTCTGCATGTAAAGCGCCGACTCGCGCACCATGCGATTGACCAGCAGAGCGATCGGACCGACCGGCTCGCCCCACTCATCCCAGAGTGCGAGCGCGTCCGCCGCGCGGACCGTGCCGCGCAGAAGCGCGTAGTACGCTGACAGGAGATCGTCTCGCAAAGCGATTCGCTTCGGCGCGCCCGTCTCCTCTCTTCTCCGTCGGAAGAGATCGGCCCAATAGACGACGGTGACATCCTCTTCCCTGGGCAAGCGGTGCGGGTTGGCTTTCCCCCACGCGGTCTGTCTCACGCCGGCAATCATCGAACGGCACCAGGTTTTGTGAAGGAGTCTGGGATCGCGTTCGAACATTCGCATACCGTGGACAATGAGTATTTTCGCCATGGGCACCGTTCCTTTAACCCCTTAGCATTTCAAGTCGCGCGCCAACGCAAGGGCCGCCGAACGTGGGAGATGGCAAACAGAAGGCGGCGTTCGGTGGCGTCCGGACACGTCTTGACAAGGTTCGAACGACCGACTGGACCCCAGATGAGCATCCCGCCGATGCGAAGGTGCTTCCCTCGCTCCTGCGGCTGCCAGACCGAGGTCGTCCCGTGGAGATGACATTTCGGTTGGCGCCAATTTGCGCCCCAGCCGGTGCGATCGACTCCCAAGGGCTGCAAATGATCCTCGCCGTGGATCAGGTGATCGGCGCGACCGATCCAACGGTGCGCTGGGCCTGTCGTTGTTCCCCGCCGACCACCAGTGCGGCGTCCTGTCCATGGTCAACGTCGATGTCGTCGAGAACAATGCGGTTCTAATCGCCGCGTCTCTGGCGGCGACGATGCCGATGGGCGCGACGCCGACACGCGTGACGCTGGAAGGCGCGGCGGCGCACCTATCGAACCGCGGCGACGCCAACCCCCGCATTACATCGGCCTGGCGACGGGCGGTCTGCCCAACTGCTCGCCTGGCGCGCCGGCGCCAACGAGAGACGGGACGTCATTAATTCAAGTTAGGCTCTGCCGCCAGCCCGGCAAATCCGCCAGCGGCGGCAGTTCGCTCCAACAGATCGTCTGCTGTCGCAGCATCGCGAGTCAGCATTCGGGCGTAAGCCCCCAGGGCGCGTCGGTGAGCGAGCAGCGCGTGGGAAGGGTTGGAAATCACGCTCAGCGACCTTCGCTGGTCGCTGGTCGCTGCGCCCATCGGCGGCCACCAGCGCTCCGGCAGTCATGACTGATCCGTCTTGCGGTTCATGAGAAACCTTCCTTCGACCTCGTTCGATGAAAACAGGTCATCGTCTGATACGTTGTCGTTTTTGGGAGGGAGCGGGCGGCAAGCATTGGACGGTCAGCGACAGCTTCAGGCGCGGGCATCGGGTTTCTCGAACGGCAGGCTGACAGTGACTATGGCGCCGCCCTCTGGTCGGTTGGCAGCGGTGATGCTGCCTTGATGCGCGTCGATGATCCGCCGCGCAATCGCCAGCCCCAGACCGGTGCCCTTGCCGCCCCGCACATCGACACCGGTATAGAACTGTTCGAAGGCGCGGGGGAGATCGGTGGTCGAAAAGCCAGGTCCTTCATCGCCGATGCTGATGTTGACGGCTCGGTCGCTCGCCCGGATTGTCACCTGGACGGCGCGGTCCGGGGACGAGTGTCGAAGGGCATTGTCGAGGACGTTGATAAAAGCGCGCTGCAGGCGATCGGGATCTCCGGCCACCGCGGGCACCTCGGCCGCGTCCAGGGAAACCGCGACCTTCGCCAGATGGAAACGCACGGTCATGGCTTGCACGGCGCCATACACCAGGCGCTGCAAGTCGACGGAGCGCTTCTCCACCGTCGAGACGCCCGCCTCCAGCTGGCCCAAATCCAATAAATCTTGCACCAGCGCCGCCATTCGTTGCGTCTCTTTCAGTGCGGTGCCGAGGAATTGCGAACGCCGGCCCGTTTCGTCGGGCGCCACGGTCTCCAGGGCTTCCAGCGTGGCCTGTACGTTCGTCACCGGGGTGCGCAGCTCGTGAGAGGCGCGGGCCAGGAACGTCCGCCGCTCCCGCTCGCTGTTGGCCAGGCGCTCACTCATGTTGTTGAGCGACCGGGCCAACTGTCCCACCTCGTCGTGACTACGCACGGGCAAAGTCCGGCCGAAACGGCCGTCGCCAATCTCCGCGGCGAAGTCGCGCATCCGTCTGATCGGAGATGCCAACCGGCGCGCCAGATAAAAACTGGCCAACGCCGCCGCGCCCAGCACACCCAGGGAGGCCGCCATGATGGTCGCCACGGTTCGTCGCTCTTGCTGGCGCAGGCCGGCCAGCGTGCGGGACACACGGATGACACCCAGAAGATGGCCGGCGCGAATCAACGGCAGTACCTCGAACTGACGATCATCCAACGAAGCGACGCCGACCGCGATGCCCGACGCTGGCTGACCGGACAACGCCGCCGACACCCCGGGCACCACGCGCCAGTCACGGATCTGGCGGTCCTCGTTTGGCGACGAGGTGGCGATCAGCTGACCGTTCGGAGAGAAAATGCGGACCCACAGGTCCTCTTGCGCGCCATGCCTGGCCGCCAGCAGCTCAGCGTGGCGGCGATCCCCGATCTCCATCCAGTCGGCGGCGGTGGCGGCGATCGCCGCTGTGCGCGCGGCGAGATCGACGCGATTGGCGGCCACGACATAGTGGTCAAATGATATCAACGCGCAGGCGGTGGTCAGGACGGCGCCGGCAGCCGCCACGCCCACGTGCGAAGCGAATAGTCGGCCAGGCAGGTTCAAATCGGCTCTCGATTACGAAAGTCGGTAGCCGATCCCGGGGACTGTCACCAGCCGTCTGGGACGGGAGGGATCGACCTCGACTTTCTGGCAGACCGTCCGGACCACGGCCTCCAGAAAAACGGTTGTCTCTTCGTTGGAGGCACCCCAAATTCGCCGTGACAGCTCGGTGCGAGTGGCGACCCGACCGCGTTCCGCAAGCAGCACCTCCAGCAACCGGAACTCGGCGCCGCTGATGGCGACGCGCCGGCCATCGATCAGCACATCGCTGGTGATCGGATCCAGGGCCAGGCCTGCGAAGGAAACGCTCGGGCTGGTCGGCGACGTCAAGAGGACGGTCTTTTCGGCGATGATGCGATTCATCTGATCAAGCAGCAGTTGATCGGCAGCCAGCAGCGAACGGGCCTTCCGTTCGCGGTCGAGCACGGAATGAACCCGCGCCACCAGCTCTCGGGTGTTGAAGGGCTTGGTC containing:
- a CDS encoding sigma 54-interacting transcriptional regulator; protein product: MQNEATLSTPTGTHEEGHRFIGARVLAHPLASRVGDFAVLFDDEPAEVGRALAIGRMIPTFRRPTGELTGPLASTRVTRSPLLITRERDGLVFSFAAASPVVEIDGIPLHGERRIGAAELEAGVVVLSGRDLALWIGWNDDSEPAPAIPGLIGESAVMRRLRQQIHRVADLDVPVLLRGATGVGKELVAAAIHKLSKRADASYVAVNVAGVPSSMAASELFGHRRGAFTGAFEERKGYFAEASGGTLFLDEIGDVSFDVQALLLRAVQEGVIQPLGGSTRQVDVRLVAATDSDLESAVARREFREPLLRRFSYEIHVPPLRARRDDIGLLFYHFLRERLATMKESHRLEPASADAEPFVPAAYVAALARHDWPGNVRELANVALKFAVENRGRARARIGDDLKDILGGPGTWVTRAEAAAPATPERSTREISDADILAALQFEGFRRERAARRLGVSKSYLYKRLENGTLAPAADRLPADEIRSALAASAGDFLVAAQRLRVSPRALKLQLKRLKVPPS
- a CDS encoding HAMP domain-containing sensor histidine kinase is translated as MSAALSGQPASGIAVGVASLDDRQFEVLPLIRAGHLLGVIRVSRTLAGLRQQERRTVATIMAASLGVLGAAALASFYLARRLASPIRRMRDFAAEIGDGRFGRTLPVRSHDEVGQLARSLNNMSERLANSERERRTFLARASHELRTPVTNVQATLEALETVAPDETGRRSQFLGTALKETQRMAALVQDLLDLGQLEAGVSTVEKRSVDLQRLVYGAVQAMTVRFHLAKVAVSLDAAEVPAVAGDPDRLQRAFINVLDNALRHSSPDRAVQVTIRASDRAVNISIGDEGPGFSTTDLPRAFEQFYTGVDVRGGKGTGLGLAIARRIIDAHQGSITAANRPEGGAIVTVSLPFEKPDARA
- a CDS encoding caspase family protein: MARTPQRLTAPRPKASGRRFFVPIGVGNPGGVLRDLDDVPADLDRMSRLFKSRAYTVVPFASNLTVNELRAAFAEWLEGCTLEPEDAMAIYFSGHGCVVDGDHYLCCRGFSKDAAAATGLRAQELVELALRRQRRPGKLWLIVDCCAAGGVIADEFLRGVSGSGAEVFVLAAAGAWSETFDGSFSAAFRRALAQTGKAPSLDRLTGAINLQRPYPRSVAATFSWTGFDLLDTAPARRSARHSRRVTPRRKAA
- a CDS encoding alpha/beta fold hydrolase, with product MRQTAWGKANPHRLPREEDVTVVYWADLFRRRREETGAPKRIALRDDLLSAYYALLRGTVRAADALALWDEWGEPVGPIALLVNRMVRESALYMQNGPVTNPNPTVPEGAFFQVQARFKAALASDTRIVIGHSLGSTIAYEGLCLHPHRVDTFITVGSPMATPQLIREPMLKRLGQFLNRSGDPSAPWPGVRRWSNFFASADVWSVPIKRLAPIFHSDIVDVEVRHGDPHHFVETHKLASYLVHAELRDEIAGALERSWGS
- a CDS encoding response regulator transcription factor → MIVPRILIVDDEAALRDSLSYAFAKEGFDVATAADAAAGIESVRKCRADVIVLDLILPDRDGMDVCRDIRRESEIPIIMLSARDQITDRLQGFEVGADDYVTKPFNTRELVARVHSVLDRERKARSLLAADQLLLDQMNRIIAEKTVLLTSPTSPSVSFAGLALDPITSDVLIDGRRVAISGAEFRLLEVLLAERGRVATRTELSRRIWGASNEETTVFLEAVVRTVCQKVEVDPSRPRRLVTVPGIGYRLS
- a CDS encoding protein kinase gives rise to the protein MTRLTAAGGRPVVQHGTVIGGRYRVEAPLGAGGMSSVFAGHDTVLDRPVALKILNRPAHSDDRATQRLLWEAKVTARIIHAACVRVFDGGVDPEVGAFLVMERLDGEDLRRFLHQHGPLPVSLALGMFEQIGAIVHAVHQAGVVHRDLKPGNVFVLRGHPFGAVPRIKLLDFGIAKSDDSGEAQLTEPGEFLGTLAYAAPERWLSPTAPDARTDIYALGALLYEMLSGNPPFRAETKAALRLAVLNDRPPPLLAPRNDLPAWLSGAIERTLCKSPAERFADVPSLMGALGLDLVAEPTPTLRTEQAFRGTERFRVERCLSRGADTEVYAVLDLERNQTVALKRLANPRGEAFLRLKREFRTVADIRHPNLVRLGALWKERDDLLMTMEFVDGVPLLDHVAGSEERLRSCLGQLVSALQALHARGLVHRDVKLENIIVDRSGRLVLLDHGLAMRWQETGAPVTGTAAYLAPEVLEGRSGPAGDLYAVGVILRAALTGKPPRTLDGPLDLAGAEIAIAGPDDLRALCMHLHAADPAARPSAAEILDALADRPAGEATRSSAALAPGETFVGRAEALAFLDRAIAAAADGTPHAVWIEGESGIGKSALLDHLRRQLAQRPDTLVLTGRARHGDAVPFPALDEVIDDLCAYLMRLPPAVAEVLMPKRAAHIARLFPGLAALPAIARDLRNVEAKEATSQMRRLAFDGLRELFKRITDSRSVVVILDDLQWIDADSRALLAHLLDGSGGPPLLVLGGVRSTTVSPELRKLAATLGTRVQRIALGALSHEESCALLHARWRGQQKPDDKAMARLANEGHGIPFFLEVLASSASVDHAGQGCGLDQVLANRVDALPAKTRLTLEMVCVASRPLPVETVLAAAQLGDVHELDPLLAEPFLRSVRSDRRSVLEPYHDKIRDAVRAALPEAAALDHHRALAAALESGSQDDPEHLIEHLAASGEAVRATKIALAAAELASDQLAFDRAAALFAVALEHGVFSKGERLALQRRRARALQLAYRRRECGEILLRAAEDAPDDEAAARLHTEAGVHLLYSGDVRRGLEALQPALSRAGLRVPTSLEETIAATTKAMGAIASGGLAARQPEGTPSQESLDRVELCLVLSQGLAHIDLRVLPFACEGLLAALEAGDACCLQRAAALFVINSVEYLPNPLVAPVLALCRRLTEADPTPYARASLDAAIAENAHFEGDFLEAEAAFERAERALLDSCPEATRELATVRDLAVFVQYAQKGDFATQLDRTQRWLAEADAAQDVYHASMLRVAHAIVWIAHDQPARARAELRRAQEEWLGEAGVLEVGAALYHDIIDRYEEKDLASDHETSARSALLRSPAADTPFLGGYLRLQQAWKELRALAAGTSDARAGAALVTEIVSGLRANGLTIWSAVADVLEANLAFLNGDREPAVRGLDSAETKFKRAGMACLAACARRRRGEFLEGELGSRLRAEADAELHRLGVANIERWTRAYWSMFDAEAARARTANGARDEPPLTTAGPSGA